The following are encoded in a window of Mycoplasma anserisalpingitidis genomic DNA:
- a CDS encoding DUF2130 domain-containing protein: MQHIKINCPKCNTTIELTEKVENEIYNFFYENSSKKIKEEINESLKLKYETELQREKNNEFQKFSEQLKKVESEKNDLLNKINELEIKNQASDERYSLILKNKENQQKNELNELTNKLEKEKNIEVQKISDQLKELESEKNNLLNKINELEIKNNSIDEKYSLILKDKENQQKSEHKEALIKLEKEKNIELQKINEQISKIKIEKNDLLNKINELQNKNSSMDEKYSLILKEKENEFKIKLNDEINQIQNENKHKIESLNEEKNKLILLNHDNELKITNKFNEMLNENLNKEKEKYEKLINDKDAEITQIKMVNTKLTEEIARVNEIQKNELNTSKVYGISTYGGTLEEYCKDKYMEECDFEIQRYSTFEKDTKLDEENEKGDFIYRLFLDEDKKIEVTSIMFEMKRMMSNENRKNTSFLEKLDRNRKSKKCKYAVLVTTYEPENEIYNNGFKDMSGLYENMYVIRPKQIVEFIKFIVKFERDYYKLKLKEKENDDYNVSLLELEKNIHQRVESILTTSGRLDSNLNKMEDEIDSAIKKLEEVKKVFNIFKNRFYSELPNKLNDLELSKIVTAKSYPLLHKKLKEEKANAKNIAEIIEEE; this comes from the coding sequence ATGCAACATATAAAAATAAATTGCCCAAAATGTAATACAACAATTGAATTAACAGAGAAAGTTGAGAATGAAATTTATAATTTTTTCTATGAGAATTCAAGTAAAAAAATAAAAGAAGAAATCAATGAAAGTTTAAAACTTAAATATGAAACAGAGTTACAAAGAGAAAAAAATAATGAATTTCAAAAATTTAGTGAGCAACTTAAAAAAGTTGAATCAGAAAAAAATGACTTATTGAATAAAATAAATGAACTAGAAATTAAAAATCAAGCCTCTGATGAAAGATATTCACTAATTTTAAAAAATAAAGAAAACCAACAAAAGAATGAATTGAATGAATTGACGAATAAATTAGAAAAAGAGAAAAATATAGAAGTTCAAAAAATTAGTGATCAATTGAAAGAACTTGAATCAGAAAAAAATAATTTATTAAACAAAATAAACGAATTAGAAATTAAAAATAACAGTATTGACGAGAAGTATTCATTAATTCTTAAAGATAAAGAAAATCAACAAAAATCCGAACACAAAGAAGCTCTTATTAAGTTAGAAAAAGAAAAAAATATTGAATTACAAAAAATTAATGAGCAAATCAGCAAAATTAAAATAGAAAAAAATGATTTGCTAAATAAAATTAATGAGTTGCAAAATAAAAACAGTAGTATGGATGAAAAATACTCATTAATTCTTAAAGAAAAAGAAAATGAATTCAAAATAAAATTAAATGACGAAATTAATCAAATTCAAAATGAAAATAAACATAAAATCGAATCATTAAACGAAGAAAAAAACAAATTAATTTTGTTAAATCATGATAATGAATTAAAAATTACAAATAAATTTAATGAAATGTTAAATGAAAATTTAAATAAAGAAAAAGAAAAATACGAAAAACTAATTAATGATAAAGATGCTGAAATAACTCAAATTAAAATGGTGAATACTAAATTAACTGAGGAAATTGCAAGAGTTAATGAAATTCAAAAAAATGAACTGAATACTTCAAAAGTTTACGGTATTTCAACCTATGGCGGTACCTTGGAAGAATATTGTAAAGATAAATACATGGAAGAATGTGATTTTGAAATTCAAAGGTACTCTACATTTGAAAAAGATACAAAGCTTGATGAAGAAAATGAAAAAGGTGATTTTATTTATCGTTTATTTTTGGATGAGGACAAAAAAATTGAAGTTACTTCGATTATGTTTGAGATGAAACGTATGATGAGTAATGAAAATAGAAAAAATACAAGTTTTTTAGAAAAGTTAGATAGAAATCGTAAAAGTAAAAAATGTAAATATGCTGTTTTAGTAACTACTTATGAGCCTGAAAATGAGATTTATAATAATGGTTTTAAGGATATGAGTGGACTTTATGAAAACATGTATGTAATTCGTCCAAAACAAATTGTTGAATTTATTAAATTTATTGTTAAATTCGAAAGAGATTATTACAAACTCAAATTAAAAGAAAAAGAAAATGATGATTATAACGTTTCACTTTTAGAATTAGAAAAAAATATTCATCAACGTGTTGAAAGTATCTTAACAACTTCTGGTAGATTGGATAGTAACTTAAATAAAATGGAAGATGAAATTGATTCAGCAATTAAAAAGCTTGAAGAAGTTAAAAAGGTATTTAATATATTCAAAAATAGATTTTATAGCGAACTTCCTAATAAATTGAATGACTTAGAGTTAAGTAAAATAGTAACTGCTAAAAGTTATCCATTATTGCATAAAAAACTTAAAGAAGAAAAAGCAAATGCTAAGAACATCGCTGAAATAATTGAAGAGGAATAA
- the dhaM gene encoding dihydroxyacetone kinase phosphoryl donor subunit DhaM: protein MINFVVVSHSKKLAESAIELASIMKNSEFKIVNAAGLVDSDGFGTDVQKVIESINSVNEGDGVLVFCEIGSSLMSSQMAVEMIGDEKVVLVDAPFVESLMAATATNNENITLEQLLEETLLTKSFSKL, encoded by the coding sequence ATGATTAATTTTGTTGTGGTAAGTCACAGTAAAAAACTAGCTGAATCGGCAATTGAACTTGCTTCAATTATGAAAAATAGTGAATTCAAAATTGTTAATGCAGCAGGTTTGGTTGATAGTGATGGTTTTGGAACTGATGTTCAAAAGGTCATTGAATCTATTAATTCTGTTAACGAAGGTGATGGTGTTTTGGTTTTCTGTGAAATCGGTTCATCGCTTATGAGTTCGCAAATGGCGGTTGAAATGATAGGTGATGAAAAAGTTGTTTTAGTTGACGCGCCTTTTGTTGAGTCACTAATGGCTGCAACAGCTACAAATAATGAAAACATCACACTTGAACAACTTCTAGAAGAAACTCTTTTAACCAAAAGTTTTTCAAAATTATAA
- the dhaL gene encoding dihydroxyacetone kinase subunit DhaL, translating into MNKIVTTQELIDILKKIASKIEMHEEELTDLDRQIGDGDHGTNLKRGFHELLPILESSSNKTTTELLNSCSMIMMSKVGGSSGPLLATAFMRMAKETELNKMLLAAAEGIKMRGKAAVGEKTMLDVLEPFAKTFDELLQKGENSKSALEKALKVAYDSKESIKNKPATKGRASYLGERSVGIVDPGSQSMYYILETLVENYND; encoded by the coding sequence ATGAATAAAATTGTTACAACTCAAGAATTAATTGATATTCTTAAAAAAATAGCTTCTAAAATTGAAATGCATGAAGAAGAACTAACAGATTTAGATAGACAAATTGGAGATGGTGATCACGGAACAAACTTAAAACGTGGTTTTCATGAATTATTACCTATTTTAGAATCTAGTTCTAATAAAACTACCACTGAATTACTGAACTCATGTTCAATGATAATGATGAGTAAAGTTGGTGGAAGTTCTGGACCACTTTTAGCTACTGCATTCATGAGAATGGCAAAAGAAACTGAATTAAACAAAATGCTTTTAGCAGCTGCTGAAGGAATTAAAATGCGTGGTAAAGCTGCTGTTGGTGAAAAAACAATGTTAGATGTTTTAGAACCATTTGCTAAAACTTTTGATGAATTACTTCAAAAAGGTGAAAATAGTAAATCAGCCTTAGAAAAAGCATTAAAAGTTGCTTATGATTCAAAAGAATCAATAAAGAATAAACCAGCAACCAAAGGAAGAGCAAGTTATCTTGGTGAACGTTCTGTTGGAATAGTTGATCCCGGTTCACAAAGTATGTATTACATATTAGAAACTTTAGTGGAGAATTATAATGATTAA
- the dhaK gene encoding dihydroxyacetone kinase subunit DhaK: MKKLLNKVENVVPEMLEGLAKSNPNIYKLEGYNVIVRKNKANKVTLISGGGAGHEPAHAGYVTYGMLDAAVSGEVFTSPTPDQVLAAIKEVGNEKGVLLVVKNYTGDVMNFEMAADFAQMGNINVKSVIVNDDIAVENSLYTVGKRGVAGTVLVHKIAGSAAEDGHDLEYVTQIAQEVVDNTATLGMSLGGCTVPASGKKSFELAEDEIEMGLGIHGEPGTHKEKIKSSEEHVKYMLDKLLEHSKVKENDEICVLVNGLGATTLMELYVINNDVNKYLESKKIKIHKNLVGNYMTSLEMPGFSITVLKLSEKTKKYLDFDIKNNLF; the protein is encoded by the coding sequence ATGAAAAAATTATTAAATAAAGTGGAAAATGTTGTTCCAGAAATGCTTGAAGGTTTAGCTAAATCTAACCCTAATATTTATAAACTTGAAGGATATAATGTTATTGTTAGAAAAAATAAAGCTAATAAAGTTACATTAATTTCTGGAGGTGGTGCTGGACATGAGCCAGCTCACGCAGGATATGTTACATATGGTATGCTTGATGCTGCTGTTTCTGGAGAAGTATTTACTTCACCTACACCAGATCAAGTTTTAGCTGCTATTAAAGAAGTTGGAAATGAAAAAGGTGTTCTTTTAGTTGTTAAAAACTATACCGGAGACGTTATGAACTTTGAAATGGCTGCAGATTTTGCTCAAATGGGAAATATTAACGTTAAAAGTGTTATTGTAAATGATGATATAGCTGTTGAAAACAGTTTATATACTGTTGGAAAAAGAGGTGTTGCTGGTACAGTTTTAGTTCATAAAATTGCTGGTTCAGCTGCAGAAGATGGTCATGATTTAGAGTATGTAACTCAAATTGCTCAAGAAGTTGTTGACAATACAGCTACTCTAGGAATGAGTTTAGGTGGATGTACAGTTCCTGCTTCTGGTAAAAAATCATTTGAACTTGCTGAAGATGAAATTGAAATGGGACTAGGAATCCATGGAGAGCCTGGTACTCATAAAGAAAAAATTAAAAGTTCTGAAGAACATGTTAAATATATGTTAGATAAACTATTAGAACACTCTAAAGTAAAAGAAAATGATGAAATTTGTGTTTTAGTAAACGGTCTTGGTGCTACAACACTTATGGAACTTTATGTAATTAATAATGATGTAAACAAATACTTAGAAAGTAAAAAGATTAAAATTCACAAGAATCTTGTTGGAAATTACATGACATCACTTGAAATGCCTGGATTTTCAATCACAGTTCTTAAATTAAGTGAAAAAACAAAAAAATATTTAGACTTCGACATTAAAAACAATTTATTTTAA